The following proteins are encoded in a genomic region of Methylobacterium tardum:
- a CDS encoding DUF1028 domain-containing protein, with protein sequence MAELNTFSIAARCSRTGQLGVAVASAVPAVGSLCPYIRSGIGAVTTQSWVNPYLAARILDGLAEGQAPDAALAASLATDDRPDLRQLGLADARGTGAAWTGAGCTQAAGHRTGPGYAVQGNMLASPGVIDAMVLAFEGSAGCDLDERLMRVLEAGDAAGGDRRGKQSAALRIVAGEEYPLLDLRVDEHAAPVAELRRVLGVARRQLVPFVAGMPRKGGPAGALPDDVVAMLLEPPGKRPGATQAGAPDPIRDVIGLRQEPARIAHLLAQFAPVLAEIETLRSLDLAQIHPPIVFDPSLPYRPMPHDRRAHD encoded by the coding sequence ATGGCTGAACTCAACACCTTCTCGATCGCCGCCCGCTGCTCCCGGACCGGGCAGCTCGGCGTGGCGGTGGCGAGCGCGGTCCCGGCCGTGGGCAGCCTCTGCCCGTACATCAGGTCCGGGATCGGCGCCGTCACGACCCAATCCTGGGTCAATCCCTATCTCGCGGCCCGCATCCTCGACGGGCTCGCCGAGGGGCAGGCGCCCGACGCGGCGCTGGCGGCTTCCCTCGCCACCGACGACCGGCCGGACCTGCGGCAGCTCGGCCTCGCCGACGCGCGCGGCACCGGCGCGGCCTGGACCGGTGCCGGCTGCACGCAGGCGGCCGGCCATCGCACCGGGCCGGGCTACGCCGTTCAGGGCAACATGCTGGCCTCGCCCGGCGTGATCGACGCCATGGTCCTGGCCTTCGAAGGAAGCGCCGGATGCGACCTCGACGAGCGGCTGATGCGGGTCCTGGAGGCCGGCGACGCGGCCGGCGGCGACCGGCGCGGCAAGCAATCGGCGGCGCTCCGGATCGTCGCCGGAGAAGAGTATCCGCTCCTCGACCTGCGGGTCGACGAGCACGCGGCGCCGGTGGCGGAGTTGCGCCGCGTGCTCGGCGTCGCCCGCCGGCAGCTGGTGCCGTTCGTGGCCGGCATGCCGCGCAAGGGTGGCCCGGCCGGCGCGCTGCCGGACGACGTGGTGGCGATGCTGCTCGAACCGCCCGGGAAACGGCCGGGCGCGACCCAAGCGGGCGCCCCCGATCCGATCCGGGATGTCATCGGCCTGCGCCAGGAGCCCGCGCGGATCGCGCACCTCCTGGCGCAGTTCGCGCCGGTGCTCGCCGAGATCGAGACGCTGCGCAGCCTCGATCTGGCGCAGATCCATCCGCCGATCGTCTTCGACCCGAGCCTGCCGTACCGCCCGATGCCCCATGACCGACGCGCCCATGACTGA